Proteins encoded in a region of the Cheilinus undulatus linkage group 8, ASM1832078v1, whole genome shotgun sequence genome:
- the ago1 gene encoding protein argonaute-1, whose protein sequence is MEPGPSGAVPMGVFPPPLQQVFHAPRRPGMGTVGKPIKLLANYFEVEIPKMDVYHYEVDIKPDKCPRRVNREVVEYMVQHFKPQLFGDRKPVYDGKKNIYTVLALPIGSEKVDFEVTIPGEGKDRIFKVSIRWLAKVSWRLLQETLVSGRLQVPLDSVQALDVAMRHLASMRYTPVGRSFFSPPEGYYHPLGGGREVWFGFHQSVRPAMWKMMLNIDVSATAFYKAQPVIEFMCEVLDIRNIDEQPKTLTDSQRVRFTKEIKGLKVEVTHCGQMKRKYRVCNVTRRPASHQTFPLQLESGQTVECTVAQYFKQKYNLQLKYPHLPCLQVGQEQKHTYLPLEVCNIVAGQRCIKKLTDNQTSTMIKATARSAPDRQEEISRLMKNANFNLDPYIQEFGIKVKDDMAEVTGRVLPAPILQYGGRNRAIATPNQGVWDMRGKQFYNGIEIKVWAIACFAPQKQCREEVLKNFTDQLRKISKDAGMPIQGQPCFCKYAQGADSVEPMFRHLKNTYSGLQLIIVILPGKTPVYAEVKRVGDTLLGMATQCVQVKNVVKTSPQTLSNLCLKINVKLGGINNILVPHQRSAVFQQPVIFLGADVTHPPAGDGKKPSITAVVGSMDAHPSRYCATVRVQRPRQEIIEDLSYMVRELLIQFYKSTRFKPTRIIFYRDGVPEGQLPQILHYELLAIRDACIKLEKDYQPGITYIVVQKRHHTRLFCADKSERIGKSGNIPAGTTVDTSITHPFEFDFYLCSHAGIQGTSRPSHYYVLWDDNRFTADELQILTYQLCHTYVRCTRSVSIPAPAYYARLVAFRARYHLVDKEHDSGEGSHVSGQSNGRDPQALAKAVQIHHDTLRTMYFA, encoded by the exons TGCCCATGGGGGTCTTCCCCCCACCCCTGCAGCAGGTGTTCCATGCCCCCCGCCGGCCGGGCATGGGCACCGTGGGCAAGCCCATCAAGCTGCTGGCCAACTACTTTGAGGTGGAGATCCCAAAGATGGACGTCTATCACTATGAGGTGGACATCAAGCCCGACAAGTGCCCACGGAGAGTCAACAG GGAAGTGGTTGAATACATGGTGCAACACTTCAAACCCCAGCTCTTTGGTGACAGGAAGCCGGTGTATGACGGCAAGAAGAACATCTACACGGTGCTAGCACTTCCTATCGGGAGTGAGAAG GTGGATTTTGAGGTAACTATCCCAGGTGAGGGTAAGGACAGAATCTTCAAGGTGTCCATCCGTTGGCTGGCCAAAGTTTCATGGCGCCTGCTGCAGGAGACTCTGGTCAGCGGGCGGCTGCAGGTCCCCCTTGACTCGGTCCAAGCCCTGGATGTGGCCATGCGCCACCTGGCCTCTATGAG GTACACTCCTGTGGGCCGTTCATTTTTCTCCCCACCTGAAGGATACTACCACCCTCTGGGTGGGGGGAGGGAAGTCTGGTTTGGTTTCCACCAGTCTGTGCGCCCTGCCATGTGGAAGATGATGCTGAACATTGATG TGTCAGCCACGGCCTTCTACAAAGCCCAGCCTGTAATTGAGTTCATGTGTGAGGTTCTGGATATTCGCAATATCGACGAGCAGCCTAAGACTCTCACCGACTCGCAAAGGGTCCGCTTCACCAAGGAGATTAAAG GCCTGAAGGTTGAAGTGACCCACTGTGGCCAAATGAAGAGGAAGTATCGTGTATGCAATGTCACCAGACGACCTGCCAGCCACCAGAC GTTTCCCCTCCAGCTTGAAAGTGGACAGACCGTAGAATGTACAGTGGCCCAGTACTTCAAGCAGAAGTACAACCTGCAGCTAAAATACCCCCACCTACCCTGTCTACAGGTGGGGCAGGAGCAGAAGCACACCTACCTGCCCCTGGAG GTGTGTAATATTGTAGCAGGCCAGCGATGCATCAAGAAGCTGACAGATAATCAGACCTCCACTATGATCAAAGCCACAGCTCGCTCTGCACCCGACAGGCAGGAGGAGATCAGCAGGCTG ATGAAGAACGCGAACTTCAACCTGGACCCGTACATCCAGGAGTTTGGGATCAAGGTGAAAGATGACATGGCTGAGGTGACGGGCAGGGTGCTTCCAGCTCCGATCCTGCAGTATGGAGGACGG AACCGTGCCATAGCTACCCCCAACCAGGGAGTGTGGGACATGAGAGGGAAGCAGTTTTATAACGGTATCGAGATCAAAGTGTGGGCGATTGCCTGCTTTGCCCCCCAGAAACAGTGCAGGGAGGAGGTGCTCAA AAACTTTACAGACCAGCTGCGCAAGATCTCAAAGGATGCTGGGATGCCAATTCAGGGCCAGCCATGTTTCTGCAAATATGCCCAGGGAGCAGACAGCGTAGAGCCCATGTTCAGACACCTGAAGAACACCTACTCTGGACTGCAGCTCATCATCGTCATCCTACCTGGAAAAACCCCTGTCTATG CTGAAGTAAAGCGTGTGGGAGACACCCTTCTAGGCATGGCCACACAGTGTGTGCAGGTGAAGAACGTGGTGAAGACGTCACCTCAGACCCTCTCCAACCTCTGCCTCAAGATCAACGTGAAGCTGGGAGGCATCAACAACATCCTGGTGCCTCATCAGCG GTCAGCAGTGTTTCAGCAGCCAGTTATCTTCCTGGGAGCAGACGTCACGCACCCCCCTGCAGGAGATGGCAAGAAGCCCTCCATTACTGCT GTGGTAGGCAGTATGGATGCTCATCCCAGCAGATACTGTGCCACGGTGCGAGTCCAGAGACCCCGGCAGGAGATCATCGAAGATCTGTCGTACATGGTGCGTGAACTGCTCATTCAGTTCTACAAATCAACACGCTTCAAGCCCACCAGGATCATCTTCTACAGGGATGGAGTTCCTGAAGGACAGCTGCCTCAG atTCTCCACTATGAGCTCCTGGCCATCAGAGACGCTTGCATCAAGTTGGAGAAAGACTATCAGCCGGGCATCACATATATCGTGGTACAGAAACGCCACCATACACGCCTCTTCTGTGCTGACAAGTCTGAAAGG ATTGGGAAGAGTGGAAATATTCCTGCAGGGACCACGGTGGACACCAGCATCACTCATCCTTTTGAGTTTGACTTCTACCTGTGCAGCCACGCAGGCAtccag GGTACCAGCCGACCGTCTCATTACTATGTCTTATGGGATGACAATCGTTTCACGGCTGACGAGTTGCAGATTCTAACCTACCAGTTGTGCCACACTTACGTGCGTTGTACCCGCTCAGTCTCCATCCCTGCGCCAGCCTACTATGCTCGTCTTGTGGCCTTCCGCGCTCGCTACCATCTGGTAGACAAAGAACACGACAG TGGAGAGGGCAGCCATGTGTCTGGTCAGAGTAACGGTCGGGACCCTCAGGCGCTGGCTAAAGCTGTCCAGATTCACCATGACACCCTGAGGACCATGTACTTCGCCTGA